A region of Cataglyphis hispanica isolate Lineage 1 chromosome 8, ULB_Chis1_1.0, whole genome shotgun sequence DNA encodes the following proteins:
- the LOC126851499 gene encoding uncharacterized protein LOC126851499 isoform X2 encodes MMRKFGSLFKGVDKVESEEEDEEEGEDDNDENSNSHNDENGHVRINETTASKEKLPLPTPDFNGASTLLRTSVFSNPFVEAERAKSAILEKHVKMTPTLDDTKMINGRKICWNYRKGRCRFGHNCTFAHDSDLHRSAAELEALRTPQETLVCQTRYNGQQQQTSPIANDEENEVDQENNQTANKKRKKRPGLSQLLLPSKKVFKLYKAQQQQQTKTR; translated from the coding sequence CTTTAAGGGTGTTGACAAGGTGGAGTCGGAGGAGGAAGATGAAGAAGAGGGAGAGGACGATAATGATGAGAACAGCAATTCGCATAATGATGAGAACGGTCACGTGAGAATAAACGAAACAACAGCTTCCAAAGAAAAGCTTCCATTGCCTACGCCGGATTTCAATGGCGCATCTACATTGTTGAGGACCTCAGTATTCTCGAATCCGTTTGTTGAAGCGGAACGAGCGAAAAGTGCGATCCTGGAGAAGCATGTCAAGATGACGCCCACATTAGACGACACCAAGATGATAAATGGTCGTAAGATCTGTTGGAATTATCGGAAAGGCCGTTGTCGATTTGGTCACAATTGCACCTTCGCTCATGACTCTGATCTTCATCGCAGCGCGGCCGAATTGGAGGCTCTGCGGACTCCGCAGGAGACACTAGTCTGTCAGACTCGATACAACGGACAACAACAGCAGACATCACCGATCGCGAACGACGAGGAAAACGAGGTGGATCAGGAGAACAATCAAACTGCGAACAAAAAACGCAAGAAGAGGCCTGGCTTGAGCCAATTGTTGCTTCCaagtaaaaaagtttttaagcTGTACAAAgcgcaacaacaacaacaaaccAAAACTAGATGA